Proteins encoded within one genomic window of Dyadobacter chenhuakuii:
- a CDS encoding DUF6250 domain-containing protein, with protein MRLAVGFGGNFNTPTGFRKYHGNGQKPLLKEFTDEKHLLKPNHRYHITIEVQDGRTIFSVDGNVIFDWNDQSPLRQGYFGFRSTASRHAIDKFRVWKML; from the coding sequence ATACGACTCGCTGTCGGTTTTGGAGGCAATTTCAACACCCCCACGGGTTTTAGAAAATATCATGGTAATGGTCAGAAGCCGCTTTTGAAAGAATTTACGGATGAAAAGCATCTTTTGAAACCCAACCACAGATATCACATTACAATAGAAGTTCAGGATGGACGAACCATTTTCTCAGTCGATGGCAATGTGATCTTTGACTGGAATGATCAATCGCCGCTGAGGCAGGGCTATTTTGGCTTTCGATCCACGGCGTCCCGCCACGCGATTGACAAGTTTCGTGTTTGGAAAATGCTGTGA
- a CDS encoding fasciclin domain-containing protein, translating to MTSLKTCLFAAMLAFTLSSCNDDDDDQTVDPGAGNIPAVASADPQFSTLVAALTKAELVATLQGAGPFTVFAPNNAAFTATGITSLDPLTKDALTPILTSHVVSGTVKAADVKSGTVETVNTNNDIYLSKNADGVFINGKIKVIATDVAASNGVIHVIDNVIVPPTRSLVEIAQADTNFTELVSLVLAADPAVATALTSAGNGLTVFAPTNAAFRELYKTTPKATLLAPANRALLTSVLLYHVVPGRVFSTDLPNVSGPVATANTGESVTFDLAGGAKVVGTTSGASNITAANILATNGVVHVIDKVLMP from the coding sequence ATGACAAGCCTAAAAACATGCCTGTTTGCAGCAATGTTGGCCTTTACACTTTCATCCTGCAACGACGATGACGACGACCAGACAGTAGATCCGGGTGCTGGCAACATTCCCGCCGTTGCATCCGCGGACCCTCAATTTTCAACACTTGTTGCGGCTTTAACTAAAGCTGAGCTCGTTGCCACCCTCCAAGGTGCTGGTCCTTTCACCGTTTTCGCACCAAACAATGCAGCCTTCACAGCAACAGGCATCACCAGCCTGGACCCGCTGACCAAAGATGCATTAACCCCGATCCTGACTTCACACGTGGTGAGCGGCACTGTGAAAGCGGCCGATGTGAAAAGTGGGACCGTAGAAACGGTTAATACCAACAACGATATTTATCTGTCCAAAAACGCGGATGGCGTATTCATCAACGGCAAGATTAAGGTGATCGCAACCGACGTTGCGGCTTCCAACGGTGTGATCCACGTGATCGATAATGTGATCGTGCCTCCTACCCGATCGCTGGTGGAGATTGCGCAGGCGGACACTAATTTTACCGAGTTGGTATCGCTTGTGCTGGCGGCTGATCCGGCGGTTGCCACGGCACTTACCTCAGCTGGAAACGGCCTGACCGTGTTTGCTCCTACCAATGCAGCATTCCGTGAATTGTATAAAACTACGCCGAAAGCCACATTGCTTGCACCTGCCAACCGCGCTTTGCTTACCAGTGTTCTGCTTTACCACGTAGTCCCTGGCCGTGTTTTCTCCACAGATCTCCCTAATGTTTCAGGGCCTGTTGCAACAGCTAATACAGGCGAATCTGTAACCTTCGACCTGGCTGGCGGAGCGAAAGTGGTGGGAACAACCAGCGGCGCATCCAACATTACAGCAGCTAACATCCTGGCAACCAATGGCGTTGTTCACGTGATTGACAAGGTTTTAATGCCCTAA
- a CDS encoding sensor histidine kinase, translated as MFHIRYRFGFMLLLGVYSFLNTLLLETFDYYHFGTDQFVIFLLFLAVTAGIWEGNRIWDNWLSTRDIEPFWKRIGYHLAGSVIITALVTFLLGIPTAYYSLSPDWSQWKLPLKLLLMFCFRVNLFLNTIHVIFLYMKKLEESHKQLETYKRTTSQAQLQSLRNQVNPHFLFNNLSVLTALIAQDTAASVEFVRQFSNVYRYILKSDEKELIELREELKFIDSYLYLLKTRFEAGLSIKVDISEGCLSAYILPVSIQMLVENAVKHNIISKSKPLRIEIFCLDNESITVRNNLQKKIIEDERSTRLGLTNIAKRYDFLGHHGVTVSQTDQFFSVTIPLIRLNAAHNSLAYYD; from the coding sequence ATGTTCCATATCAGGTATCGGTTCGGGTTTATGCTTTTGCTGGGGGTTTACTCCTTCCTGAACACATTGCTGCTCGAGACTTTTGACTATTATCACTTTGGTACAGACCAATTTGTGATTTTTCTGCTTTTTCTGGCAGTTACTGCCGGAATTTGGGAAGGAAACAGGATCTGGGACAATTGGCTCTCAACCAGGGACATTGAGCCATTTTGGAAACGGATTGGCTATCATCTTGCCGGAAGCGTCATCATCACAGCGCTGGTAACATTCCTGTTAGGTATTCCAACAGCCTATTACAGCCTATCTCCCGATTGGAGCCAATGGAAACTTCCTTTGAAGCTCCTGCTGATGTTCTGTTTCCGGGTGAACCTGTTTTTGAACACCATTCATGTGATTTTTTTATACATGAAAAAGCTCGAAGAAAGCCATAAGCAACTGGAAACTTACAAAAGAACCACCAGCCAGGCCCAGCTGCAATCGCTCCGAAATCAGGTTAACCCGCATTTTTTATTCAACAACCTGAGCGTTTTGACGGCGCTCATCGCACAGGACACAGCTGCTTCCGTGGAATTTGTAAGGCAGTTCTCGAATGTTTACCGCTATATTCTCAAAAGTGATGAAAAGGAATTGATCGAGCTGCGGGAAGAACTGAAATTTATAGACTCTTATTTATATCTGCTCAAAACCCGTTTCGAGGCCGGGCTGAGTATCAAGGTCGATATTTCCGAAGGCTGCCTGTCGGCATATATCCTGCCGGTATCCATTCAAATGCTCGTTGAAAATGCGGTAAAGCACAATATAATATCCAAAAGCAAACCATTGCGGATTGAGATATTTTGTCTTGATAATGAGTCGATTACCGTTAGGAACAACTTGCAGAAAAAGATAATAGAAGATGAGCGGTCGACCCGGCTGGGGCTGACTAACATTGCTAAAAGATATGATTTCCTGGGACATCACGGCGTGACTGTATCGCAAACGGACCAGTTTTTCAGCGTAACAATCCCGCTGATCCGACTCAATGCAGCGCATAATAGCCTGGCGTATTACGACTGA
- a CDS encoding SDR family NAD(P)-dependent oxidoreductase, translating to MNLNGKNILVVGGSSGIGLSLVKILLEHSASVYVISRTKPADLPESISHLQADVTGDLEAVSGFLPDQLHGLVYSVGSINLKPFNRLTSDDFLNDYHINVLGAARIIQHAMKPLKNAAGASVVLISSVAANTGLPYHASISAAKGAVQGLAISLAAELAGQKIRVNVVAPSLTDTPMAQNLLSSPEKRDASAKRHPLAKYGQPEDISKSIAFLLSDDSSWVTGQIIGIDGGLGKLKTA from the coding sequence ATGAATTTAAATGGAAAAAATATCCTGGTTGTGGGCGGAAGCTCTGGGATCGGTTTGTCACTGGTGAAAATCTTACTAGAACACAGTGCATCGGTCTATGTGATTTCGCGGACGAAGCCCGCCGATCTCCCCGAAAGCATATCACACTTGCAAGCCGATGTAACAGGCGACCTTGAAGCAGTCAGCGGGTTTCTGCCGGACCAATTACATGGCTTGGTTTATTCGGTTGGCAGCATTAACCTGAAACCATTCAACCGCCTCACTTCCGACGATTTTCTAAATGATTACCACATTAATGTCCTGGGAGCTGCCCGGATTATTCAGCATGCAATGAAGCCATTGAAGAATGCGGCGGGAGCTTCTGTAGTTTTAATAAGTTCTGTCGCGGCCAATACCGGTCTGCCTTATCACGCAAGTATTTCGGCAGCCAAAGGTGCCGTTCAGGGTCTGGCCATATCGCTGGCTGCTGAACTGGCTGGTCAGAAGATCAGGGTTAATGTAGTGGCGCCGTCACTTACGGATACGCCCATGGCGCAAAACCTGCTGAGCTCGCCCGAAAAACGCGATGCATCTGCAAAAAGGCATCCGCTTGCAAAATATGGGCAACCGGAAGATATCAGTAAGTCCATTGCATTTTTGTTATCGGATGACAGCAGCTGGGTAACCGGCCAGATCATCGGTATTGACGGAGGCCTGGGCAAATTAAAAACAGCATAG
- a CDS encoding MarR family winged helix-turn-helix transcriptional regulator, translated as MKSYQLIHELISLVEQLEQQNPEREVTMQDFAGFMVHTVGNSAPNVTSAARLSHDVRFGKNEITAQEQAFQLDNNIGQLFVYMSRYAKSYIKKALDDTALLTAEDFTALAILLTHDNLSKTELIQYNLQEKTSGTEVIRRLLAAGLIKQWDDAKDKRSRQIAITDQGKQLLYTVFEDMNHVGKMISGNLTVSEKLTLRYLLQKLEDFHQQHHQQKTISNKADLKRVTEALTDQK; from the coding sequence ATGAAATCATACCAGCTTATTCATGAACTAATCTCACTGGTTGAACAGCTCGAACAGCAGAATCCGGAAAGGGAGGTTACCATGCAGGATTTTGCTGGATTTATGGTTCATACCGTTGGCAACTCTGCGCCGAACGTTACGTCTGCCGCTCGTCTTAGCCACGATGTCAGATTTGGTAAAAATGAGATAACCGCGCAGGAACAAGCATTCCAGCTTGATAATAACATCGGCCAATTGTTTGTATACATGAGCCGGTATGCGAAATCCTACATTAAAAAAGCCCTGGACGATACCGCGTTACTAACTGCTGAGGATTTTACAGCGTTGGCGATTCTACTCACGCATGACAACCTGTCCAAAACCGAGCTGATCCAATACAATTTGCAGGAAAAAACCTCGGGTACGGAAGTGATCAGACGGCTCCTGGCGGCAGGACTGATCAAGCAATGGGATGACGCAAAAGACAAAAGAAGCCGGCAAATCGCCATCACGGACCAGGGCAAACAACTGCTTTATACGGTGTTTGAAGACATGAATCACGTGGGCAAAATGATCTCGGGAAATCTTACCGTTTCCGAAAAACTGACACTTCGGTATTTGCTTCAAAAGTTAGAGGATTTTCATCAGCAGCATCATCAGCAAAAGACGATTTCCAATAAAGCGGACCTGAAACGGGTAACAGAAGCGCTTACTGACCAAAAATAA
- a CDS encoding FAD-dependent oxidoreductase, which produces MEDKLDIIIIGAGLAGLTLRQPGALISTLASPAGTFADKVRMLGLKLKLTGKSIDEIFTGSETTTMAYLHDAGFSQRMIGQFFKPFMTGIFLEDKLSTSSRMFEFVFKMFSQGDAAVPAKGMGMIPLQLASSLSSNEIAFGQKVVSIDANNVTTSAGQVHSATSILIATDQLEIPDPFRKLPYSYHSVTNMYFTSTAKPYDKPLIALNAMSGKLVNNIAVMNRIAPAYSKNGDALISLSLIGDHSKADNAQLQGQVLREMLAWFPEAMQWKHLKTYHIGYALPNDDQVINVPGNDAIRLTEQCFICGDHLLNGSINAAIKSGRLAAEAIISGQK; this is translated from the coding sequence ATGGAAGATAAACTTGATATCATCATCATCGGTGCGGGATTAGCAGGATTGACACTCCGGCAGCCCGGTGCATTGATCAGCACGCTGGCATCACCCGCAGGAACATTTGCCGACAAGGTTCGCATGCTTGGATTGAAGCTGAAACTGACCGGTAAAAGCATTGATGAAATTTTTACCGGCAGTGAAACGACCACCATGGCCTATCTGCATGACGCCGGATTCAGTCAGCGGATGATCGGGCAGTTTTTCAAACCGTTCATGACCGGGATTTTTCTGGAAGATAAACTGAGCACTTCGAGCCGGATGTTTGAATTTGTATTCAAAATGTTCAGCCAGGGCGATGCGGCTGTTCCCGCCAAGGGAATGGGCATGATTCCGTTACAGCTAGCCAGTTCACTGTCATCTAACGAGATCGCGTTTGGTCAAAAAGTGGTTTCCATTGATGCAAACAATGTCACAACGTCTGCAGGACAAGTTCATAGCGCAACAAGCATCCTCATCGCCACCGATCAGCTTGAAATCCCTGACCCGTTCAGGAAACTGCCCTACTCCTATCATTCGGTTACCAATATGTATTTCACTTCGACGGCCAAACCATATGACAAACCGTTGATTGCATTAAATGCAATGTCTGGCAAACTTGTCAATAATATAGCCGTCATGAACCGGATCGCGCCCGCTTATTCAAAAAATGGCGATGCCCTCATATCCCTATCGCTGATTGGAGACCATTCAAAAGCGGATAATGCGCAGCTTCAAGGGCAGGTTTTGCGTGAAATGCTGGCTTGGTTTCCAGAGGCCATGCAATGGAAGCACCTGAAAACTTATCATATCGGTTATGCGCTGCCTAACGATGACCAAGTTATTAATGTGCCTGGAAATGACGCGATCAGGCTAACAGAGCAATGCTTCATTTGTGGGGACCATCTGCTAAACGGTTCGATCAATGCGGCTATAAAAAGTGGGCGGTTAGCCGCAGAAGCAATCATATCCGGACAGAAATAA
- a CDS encoding DUF6250 domain-containing protein translates to MVDGGKNDRLSDLNQFWMATDPRNAN, encoded by the coding sequence CTGGTCGATGGGGGAAAGAATGACCGGCTATCGGATCTGAACCAGTTCTGGATGGCGACCGACCCTCGAAACGCAAACTAA